The following coding sequences are from one Neovison vison isolate M4711 chromosome X, ASM_NN_V1, whole genome shotgun sequence window:
- the LOC122897611 gene encoding gap junction alpha-1 protein-like, with protein sequence MSDLSALGQLVDKVQAHSTPGGKVWLSVLFIFRILLLGTAVESAWDDEQFAFRCNTRQPGCENVCYDKSFPISHVRFWVLQIIFVSLPSLLYLAHVFHMIRKEEKLQKRGEELRVTQNDGANMDVHLQEVEIEVKKFKCSIEEHCKVKMRRGLLRVYTISVFFKSVFEVAFLLIQWYIYGFSLNAVYTCKRDPCPHQVDCFLSRPTEKSIFILFMLVVSLVSLALNIMELFCVFFRGLKGHVKDPESESYLDTSGLPSPSTDSSSVAPLSSMSLPIDRAASGNRSSSSCRSYNKQGNEQTHAKQKA encoded by the coding sequence ATGAGTGACTTGAGTGCCTTAGGCCAACTCGTTGATAAGGTTCAAGCTCACTCCACCCCTGGAGGGAAGGTGTGGCTCTCCGTCCTTTTCATTTTCCGAATCCTGCTACTTGGGACAGCTGTTGAGTCAGCCTGGGACGATGAGCAGTTTGCCTTTCGCTGTAATACTCGGCAGCCTGGTTGTGAAAACGTCTGCTATGATAAGTCCTTCCCGATCTCTCACGTGCGCTTCTGGGTCCTGCAGATCATATTTgtgtccctcccctcactcttgTACCTGGCGCACGTATTCCACATGATACGCAAGGAAGAGAAGTTGCAAAAGAGAGGGGAGGAACTCAGAGTCACTCAGAACGATGGTGCCAACATGGACGTGCACTTGCAGGAAGTCGAAATCGAAGTCAAGAAGTTCAAGTGTAGCATTGAAGAACACTGTAAGGTGAAAATGAGAAGGGGCCTGCTGCGAGTCTATACCATTAGTGTCTTCTTCAAGTCTGTTTTTGAGGTGGCCTTCCTGCTGATCCAGTGGTACATCTATGGATTCAGCCTGAACGCGGTTTACACTTGCAAACGAGACCCCTGCCCGCATCAGGTGGACTGCTTCCTCTCTCGCCCCACAGAGAAAAGCATCTTCATTCTCTTCATGCTGGTGGTGTCCTTGGTGTCTCTTGCTCTGAACATCATGGAGTTGTTCTGTGTCTTCTTTAGGGGCTTAAAGGGTCATGTGAAGGATCCAGAGAGTGAGTCTTACCTTGATACATCTGGTCTGCCAAGCCCCTCCACTGACTCTTCATCGGTTGCTCCTCTTTCCTCCATGTCCCTTCCCATCGACAGGGCGGCCTCTGGAAACAGGAGCAGTTCTTCCTGCCGCAGTTACAATAAACAAGGAAACGAGCAAACACATGCTAAACAGAAAGCATAG